A single Triticum dicoccoides isolate Atlit2015 ecotype Zavitan chromosome 2A, WEW_v2.0, whole genome shotgun sequence DNA region contains:
- the LOC119353950 gene encoding CMP-sialic acid transporter 2, with protein sequence MEYRRVKDQESYDAISQKDIESPDGRSLSSTAATSPLGTAGGSKGKNSWKQKSIVTIALTLLTSSQAILIVWSKRAGKYEYSVTTANFSVEALKCLLSLLALYRTWNSQGVTEDNRLSTSFDEVSVYPIPAALYMVKNLLQYYIFAYVDAPAYQILKNLNIISTGVLYRIILKKKLSEIQWAAFILLCAGCTTAQLNPSSDHVLQTPIQGWMMAIVMALLSGFAGVYTEAIIKKRPSRNINVQNFWLYIFGMLFNLVAICVQDFDAVMNKGFFHGYSFITLLMILNHALSGIAVSMVMKYADNIVKVYSTSVAMLLTAIVSVFLFGFNLSLAFFLGSTVVSISVYLHSVGKPQQQK encoded by the exons ATGGAGTACAGAAGAGTGAAGGATCAG GAGAGTTATGACGCCATATCTCAGAAGGACATAGAAAGCCCTGATGGGAGGTCTCTTTCTAGCA CTGCAGCAACTTCCCCCCTTGGCACCGCAGGAGGTTCGAAGGGCAAGAATAGTTGGAAGCAAAA GTCTATTGTAACAATTGCGTTGACATTACTAACAAGTTCCCAGGCAATACTGATTGTGTGGTCAAAAAGAGCTGGAAAGTATGAATATAGTGTCACAACAGCAAACTTTTCG GTGGAAGCTTTAAAATGTCTATTATCACTTCTAGCCCTGTACAGAACATGGAACAGTCAAGGTGTTACAGAAGATAATAG GTTAAGTACATCATTTGACGAAGTTAGTGTTTATCCTATCCCTGCCGCACTTTACATGGTAAAGAATCTATTGCAG TATTACATCTTCGCCTATGTGGATGCACCAGCTTACCAGATCCTGAAGAACCTGAATATTATCAGCACTGGTGTCTTATACCGTATCATTTTAAAGAAAAA ATTAAGTGAAATTCAGTGGGCTGCATTTATTCTCTTATGTGCTGGCTGCACTACGGCTCAGCTAAACCCCTC ATCAGACCATGTTCTTCAAACGCCAATTCAAGGTTGGATGATGGCCATT GTGATGGCTCTTCTAAGTGGTTTTGCTGGGGTATACACAGAA GCTATAATAAAAAAACGTCCTTCGAGAAACATCAATGTGCAGAATTTCTGGCTGTACATTTTTGGAATGCTCTTCAACTTAGTTGCCATTTGTGTTCAGGACTTTGATGCTGTCATGAACAA AGGCTTTTTTCATGGCTACTCGTTTATTACACTTCTGATGATTCTTAACCATGCACTCAG TGGCATTGCTGTATCAATGGTGATGAAGTATGCTGACAATATTGTCAAG GTGTATTCAACTTCAGTCGCAATGCTTCTGACAGCAATCGTATCTGTCTTCTTGTTCGGCTTCAATCTGTCCCTTGCATTCTTCCTTGGGTCTAC GGTCGTTTCGATATCGGTGTATCTGCATTCTGTCGGGAAGCCACAGCAGCAGAAATGA